ACGCTGTCGCTGCGCAAATATCTGTACGATCATACCAAGATCGGAGATAAGCTGAAGATTACCTTCTACCGTAATGGTGAAGTGAAGCAGACAACAGTCCAGCTTCTTGAGAAGCCAGAGGAATAAAATTGGAAATGGCCGTATATAATAATGAGGCAGTCACGATTACGGAAACAGTTTAAGCCGTCCTTTTCAGGAAAAAAGAAGAGGGCGGGGCTGTTTCAAGAATAAATAAATGGGGTAATTGGTAGTATTGGGTATAAATATTACAAATCATTATGACTGGTAGCCCTTACATTGGGAAGTAGTCCTTATAAGGGGAAAAACGGAGAAATTAGGATGGAACAGCTTGCCTTTGTTATTAAGGTGTGGTAACATGAAATCATTCATACATTGATACCTTATTCTCGCATTGAAAAGGGCTGTCAACCAAAGCTACAACCTTTCTCAATGTGTGAATTTTTTCTTTGTCTGAAGATAAAAAGAACATATTAATTTAAATTTGTGGAGGTAACACACATGCAAACAGGTACAGTTAAATGGTTCAACGCAGAAAAAGGATTCGGTTTCATCGAAGTTGAAGGCGGAAGCGACGTATTCGTTCACTTCAGCGCAATCACTGGCGACGGCTTCAAAACTTTGGACGAAGGCCAACGCGTTGAATTCAACGTTGTTCAAGGCAACCGTGGACCACAAGCCGAAAACGTTGTAAAACTGTAATTAATAGAAGATACCGTCCCCGCTTGTGAAAGTTGGGACGGTCTTTTTTTATCGTTACTTGCTTGCAACATAAAGGAAGGAGGAACGGCAATGAACTACCGGAAAAAGCCTTTGGAGGAAGTACCGGAAGAAAATACCGCAATTTGGGCCTGTACCAATGAGGATTGTAATGGATGGATGAGGGATAATTTCGCATTTGAACATGCACCTTCCTGCCGTCTCTGTCATTCCCCAATGGTTCGTAGCATGAAGATGCTGCCGCAATTGCTTAATTCAAATGGCGATCTCAAATCGCTTAAGAAAGGTATTTCCATTACCTAGACCAATACCTTTATGAGTCAAGACAACTTATATATGATAGACACATTCAAGACGGTGAATCCGTCTTATTTTTTTTGCTTTTAAACGCAATATTGTGATATTTGTCACAAATTTATTGTTTTTTATGCCTAAATGGGGCGTATAATGTGATAATTATCACACTTCGAGTGATAGAAATTTGACAAAATAGACATACGAAATGGGGAGAAGGAAGGGGAGAAATATGGATACAGTACTGCTGTCGCGTATACAATTTGCGTCGACGACGATTTTTCATTATTTCTTTGTGCCAGTATCGATCGGACTTGCGCTCATAATTGCCATTATGGAGACCATGTACGTAAGAAAGGGCAATGAAGAGTACAAAAGAATGGCGCAATTCTGGGGGAAGCTATTCCTGATTAACTTCGCAGTAGGTGTAGTAACAGGGATCTTGCAGGAATTCCAGTTCGGAATGAACTGGTCAGATTATTCGCGCTTCGTCGGTGATGTGTTCGGGGCTCCGCTTGCGATTGAAGCCTTGTTGGCCTTCTTCCTGGAGTCCACGTTCATCGGAATCTGGATCTTCGGCTGGGATAAGGTGTCCAAGCGGATTCATCTATTATCCATCTGGCTGGTCGCCTTCGGGACGATGCTGTCGGCATTCTGGATTCTGCTGGCTAACTCGTTCATGCAGCATCCGGTCGGCTTCCAGATTAACAATGGCCGGGCTGAGATGAATGACATCTTCGCACTGATTACGAACGGCCAGCTGCTGGTGGAATTTCCGCATACAGTGCTTGCCGCTTACGCTACAGGCGCCTTCCTGGTAACAGGGATCAGTGCTTACAAATTGCTTAAGAAGCAGGACGTTGCCTTTTTCCGAAAATCATTCGAGATTGCAGCCATTGTAGGGGTTATCTCTTCCTTCGGCGTTGCGGTTGCAGGACATGCACAGGCTCAATATCTGGTAGAGACACAGCCAATGAAGATGGCCGCATCCGAAGCGCTGTGGGGTGAGAGCGGCGACCCGGCACCTTGGACCGTATTTGCCAATATCGATGTGAAGAACCAGACCAACAGCAATGAAGTTCAGGTTCCGTATCTGCTGAGCTTCCTGTCCTACAGTAAATTCTCCGGTGATGTGAAGGGGATGCTGGAGCTGCAGAAGGAGTATGAAGTAGCCTACGGACCAGGAGATTATATTCCGCCCGTCAAAACAACCTTCTGGAGCTTCCGGATCATGGTTGCTGCAGGCACGCTGATGATGCTGTTTGGGGTATATGCTATCTACCTCATGTGGCGCAAAAAGATGGACAGACCGAATACCTGGTTCATGCGCTTCATGTTCTGGGGACTGTTGCTTCCGCCGATTGCCAACACGGCCGGTTGGATTATGACAGAGATCGGGCGTCAGCCATGGACGGTATTCGGACTTATGACTACAGAAGACAGTGTGTCGCCTAATATTACAAGCGGACAGGTGCTTTTCTCGGTGATTTCTTTTACCGCGATCTATGCCATATTGGGTGCAGTGCTGGTCGGCCTGTTCGTCAAAGTGATCAAAAAAGGTCCTTATGCTATGGATAACGAACACGGTGAATCCCACGATCCGTATAACAAGGAGGGCTAACCAATGTCACTTAATGAATTATGGTTTCTGCTGATTGCGGTGCTGTTCGTCGGATTCTTCTTCCTGGAGGGCTTCGACTTCGGTGTAGGGATGGAGACGCAGATTCTGGCCAAGAATGATACGGAGCGCCGGATACTGATCAATTCGATCGGGCCGTTCTGGGATGCAAATGAGGTATGGCTGATTACGGGTGCCGGTGCAATGTTCGCGGCCTTCCCGCATTGGTATGCTACGCTGTTCAGCGGTTTCTATATACCGTTTGTATTTGCTCTGCTGGCGTTGATCGCACGTGGTGTCGCCTTCGAGTTCAGAGGTAAACGCGATTCCAAGGCTTGGCAGAAAACATGGGATGTCTGCATCTTCTTCGGCAGCTTCCTGCCGCCGTTCCTGCTCGCCGTGGTATTCGCCAGCTTCATCAAGGGCTTGCCGATTGATAAGGATATGCAGATGTATGCCGGATTCTTCGATATCGTTAATGCATATACGGTGGTTGCAGGGATTACGGTTGTCCTGCTGTGTCTGGTACACGGGCTGATGTTCACTACGCTCCGCACGCTTGGAGATCTGCAGGAACGGGCACGTAAGCTGGCCCAGAAGCTGCTGATTCCACTGGCGGCGCTGCTGGTAGCCTTCGTAGTGATGACGTATACTATGACGGATATCTTCGATAAACGCGGAACGCTGCTGTGGATTGTAGTCGTTCTCGCTGTAGCCGCTTATCTGCTGGCCGGATATTTCATGATGAGGAAGAAGGACGGCTATGCCTTCGGAATGACTGGTGCAGTGATGGCGCTGTCTGTTGCATCGATCTTCATCGGACTGTTCCCGCGGGTGATGATCAGTTCGCTGGATCAGGCATTCAACCTGACCATTACGAATGCGGCCTCCGGCCAATATTCGCTGAAGGTGATGACGATTGTAGCGCTGACTCTGCTGCCGTTCGTGCTGGGCTATCAGATATGGAGTTATTTCATCTTCCACAAACGGGTTCATGAGAAGGAGCATCTTGAATACTAATGGATAAAAATTTGCTTGGGTACAAAGGAGTTAAGCCCGTCTTTCTGCTGGTTGGCTTCCTAACCCTGGTGCAAAGCTTCTCCATTCTTCTGCTGGCGAAGTCGCTGGCAGAAGCTGTCTCTGCGCTGTTTGCGGGAGAACCGCTGAAGGAACAAGGGGCTAGAGCGCTCTTGTTCCTTCTTGCGTTTCTTGTGCGTCATGCCTGTGCTATGCTGATGAGCCGGGCGGCGTACCGCTTCGCGGAAGCGACCGGCAGCAGCATGCGGAGACAGATGATGGACAAGCTGTTCCAGTTAGGACCAAGACTGGCTGGCGACCGGGGGACCGGAAATATGGTCACATTAGTCCTTGAAGGAGTAACGAAGTTCCGCACATACCTGGAGCTGATTATTCCACGGATGGTCGGTATGGCGGTAACACCCGCTCTGCTGCTTGTCTATGTGTTCACCCTGGATACGTCCAGCGGTGTCATTCTTACCTTAACGATGCCGATCATTATTGTATTCATGATCCTGATCGGGATGACGGCCCGCAAGCAGATGGACCGTCAGCTGAAGTCTTACCGTACCTTATCGAATCACTTTGTGGATTCGCTGCGCGGTCTGGAGACGCTGAAATTCCTTGGACGAAGCCGCAGTCACAGTGAGAGTATCGCCAAGGTCAGTGACCGCTACCGTTCAGCAACTATGCGTACGCTGCGAGTGGCCTTCCTGTCCTCGTTCGCACTGGATTTCTTCACCATGCTGTCTGTCGCTTCGGTAGCGGTAAGCCTTGGTCTGCGTCTGGTCAATGAACAGATGACGCTGGTTACCGGACTGACGATCCTGATTCTCGCGCCGGAATATTTCCTGCCGGTGCGGCTGGTGGGTGCAGATTTCCATGCCACATTGGACGGCAAGGAAGCTGGCGAAGCAATGAAGGACATCATTGACCGTGAGACCGTCCAGGCGAAGCTGCTGGAGCCGGGTGGGCAGAAGGAGATGGCGGGCCTGGGCGGAGCTTGGTCAGACGACTTTTTCACGTGGAACAATAAGAGCCACCTGAAGCTTGACGGGGTAGGCGTGACCTATGAAGCGGACGGAGTGACGTCACTGGAAGCTGTTCATCTTGAATTCAGCGGCTATCGCAAGATTGGCATTATCGGGGAGAGCGGCGCAGGCAAGTCTACACTCATAGATATTCTGGGCGGCTTCCTGCATCCAACCTCTGGAGCGCTTACGATTAATGGAGGCCTGGTCAGTGCGCTGACCGATGAGGGATGGCGGAAGCAGACGGCTTATATTCCGCAGCGCCCGTATATCTTCAGCGGCACGCTGGCTGATAATGTCCGGTTCTATTATCCCGAGGCTTCGCAGGAGGCTGTAGCTGCCGCGCTGGAGTCAGCCGGTTTATCGAAGCTGGTGTCCTCGCTGCCGGAAGGTCTGAACGAAATGATCGGCGGCGGCGGCCGTTCGCTCAGCGGCGGACAGGAGCAGCGTGTGGCTCTGGCCCGCGCTCTGCTGAGCAGCCGCCCGATCATGCTGCTGGATGAGCCGACGGCCCATCTGGACATTGAGACGGAATATGAGCTGAAGGAGACGATGCTGCCCCTGTTCGAAGGCAAGCTGGTATTCCTGGCTACACACCGCCTGCACTGGATGACCGACATGGATCTGATTGTCGTTATGCAGCAGGGACGGGTGGCTGAAATAGGCACACACGACGAGCTGACTGCGCGGAGGGGTGCTTATTATGAGCTTATTCAAAGTCAATTGGAGGGAATCCATTGAAACGTGAAGGATGGTTTGCTCCCTATTACTCTGCCTACTTCTGGCGGTTCGTGTTAATCATCTTGCTGGGCGCACTGACCATCTTCTCGGCGTCTTCGCTGATGTACACCTCAGGCTTCCTGATCTCGAAGGCCTCGATTCCGCCGGAAAATATACTGATGATCTATGTCCCTATTGTCGGTGTGCGCACCTTCGGGACCAGCCGGGCTGTTATTCACTATGTGGAGCGGCTGGTGGGACATGACACGATACTGCGCATTCTGTCGAAGATGCGGGTCCGGCTGTACCATATGCTGGAGCCGCAGGCGCTGTTCTTGTCCTCACGCTTCCGTACCGGGGATATTCTCGGTATGCTTGCCGATGATATCGAATATTTGCAGAATGTGTATCTGCGTACGGTCTTTCCGGGTATTATCGCGCTATTGATCTATGCAGCGGCGATGATTGCGCTTGGGACGTTCGATGTGGCCTTTGCTCTGCTT
The sequence above is a segment of the Paenibacillus sp. FSL R7-0204 genome. Coding sequences within it:
- a CDS encoding cold-shock protein; this translates as MQTGTVKWFNAEKGFGFIEVEGGSDVFVHFSAITGDGFKTLDEGQRVEFNVVQGNRGPQAENVVKL
- a CDS encoding cold-shock protein — its product is MNYRKKPLEEVPEENTAIWACTNEDCNGWMRDNFAFEHAPSCRLCHSPMVRSMKMLPQLLNSNGDLKSLKKGISIT
- a CDS encoding cytochrome ubiquinol oxidase subunit I translates to MDTVLLSRIQFASTTIFHYFFVPVSIGLALIIAIMETMYVRKGNEEYKRMAQFWGKLFLINFAVGVVTGILQEFQFGMNWSDYSRFVGDVFGAPLAIEALLAFFLESTFIGIWIFGWDKVSKRIHLLSIWLVAFGTMLSAFWILLANSFMQHPVGFQINNGRAEMNDIFALITNGQLLVEFPHTVLAAYATGAFLVTGISAYKLLKKQDVAFFRKSFEIAAIVGVISSFGVAVAGHAQAQYLVETQPMKMAASEALWGESGDPAPWTVFANIDVKNQTNSNEVQVPYLLSFLSYSKFSGDVKGMLELQKEYEVAYGPGDYIPPVKTTFWSFRIMVAAGTLMMLFGVYAIYLMWRKKMDRPNTWFMRFMFWGLLLPPIANTAGWIMTEIGRQPWTVFGLMTTEDSVSPNITSGQVLFSVISFTAIYAILGAVLVGLFVKVIKKGPYAMDNEHGESHDPYNKEG
- the cydB gene encoding cytochrome d ubiquinol oxidase subunit II; translated protein: MSLNELWFLLIAVLFVGFFFLEGFDFGVGMETQILAKNDTERRILINSIGPFWDANEVWLITGAGAMFAAFPHWYATLFSGFYIPFVFALLALIARGVAFEFRGKRDSKAWQKTWDVCIFFGSFLPPFLLAVVFASFIKGLPIDKDMQMYAGFFDIVNAYTVVAGITVVLLCLVHGLMFTTLRTLGDLQERARKLAQKLLIPLAALLVAFVVMTYTMTDIFDKRGTLLWIVVVLAVAAYLLAGYFMMRKKDGYAFGMTGAVMALSVASIFIGLFPRVMISSLDQAFNLTITNAASGQYSLKVMTIVALTLLPFVLGYQIWSYFIFHKRVHEKEHLEY
- the cydD gene encoding thiol reductant ABC exporter subunit CydD — translated: MDKNLLGYKGVKPVFLLVGFLTLVQSFSILLLAKSLAEAVSALFAGEPLKEQGARALLFLLAFLVRHACAMLMSRAAYRFAEATGSSMRRQMMDKLFQLGPRLAGDRGTGNMVTLVLEGVTKFRTYLELIIPRMVGMAVTPALLLVYVFTLDTSSGVILTLTMPIIIVFMILIGMTARKQMDRQLKSYRTLSNHFVDSLRGLETLKFLGRSRSHSESIAKVSDRYRSATMRTLRVAFLSSFALDFFTMLSVASVAVSLGLRLVNEQMTLVTGLTILILAPEYFLPVRLVGADFHATLDGKEAGEAMKDIIDRETVQAKLLEPGGQKEMAGLGGAWSDDFFTWNNKSHLKLDGVGVTYEADGVTSLEAVHLEFSGYRKIGIIGESGAGKSTLIDILGGFLHPTSGALTINGGLVSALTDEGWRKQTAYIPQRPYIFSGTLADNVRFYYPEASQEAVAAALESAGLSKLVSSLPEGLNEMIGGGGRSLSGGQEQRVALARALLSSRPIMLLDEPTAHLDIETEYELKETMLPLFEGKLVFLATHRLHWMTDMDLIVVMQQGRVAEIGTHDELTARRGAYYELIQSQLEGIH